Genomic window (Xenopus laevis strain J_2021 chromosome 3S, Xenopus_laevis_v10.1, whole genome shotgun sequence):
atccaaaatagtggattcagtgcatccctaatcaggggtggcgatcctacccaatttgccacctgaggcggccttcgtttttgccgcccccgtctccccacggcactcaccttcagtaCAAGacggggggtccacgtcgctagttcagagagtgcaattgcgctctctgcactattAGAGCCGAATTTCCCggtttaaaactggaaattcagcttaGTTACaaggagctgcattttttgtgccACCgccgccgcctgaggcaagtgcctcagctcgcctcattggcggagcccCCATGtccctaataaaaatatactgcacaGCAGCCTAAGCTATATGGCAGTCCATTCCTGCAACTGTGAACCTGTCTGAAAAATGTTACTTAGCAACCTAAAAGCCAGATAATATGCTTTATTTACACACTTGTGCCGGACTGACTATAAGTAGATCCCAGCAAATGCAAAGGGCTCCagtaaaatggcgtctatggcaTGGtgaatagtcactatttattgggcctgcgGTGAGAGGCTGCCCAGTCATATAGTGTCCCATTTTACAAGGATTTACTACAATGAACATGACCGCGCTCAAGGAACTACATATCCCACAATGCCACGGGCAAATATTTCAAGCGGGAGAATGAAGGGAACTATATTTTCCCCGCAAAGCTTGAATTTTAGGCCGCTTGCAAGTCGCTAGTCATCGGAGGGGTGGTCACCGTGTGATGGAAGAGCCCCCCACCTTTCACGATATAAGGGAGCGACGCCTTTATTCTTGAGAAGCGAACAgtgtgttaaataaaaatgtctgGGCAAACCACGTGGGGGGGGTAGACAACCCCTAtagataaaaggaaaaaaatatatctgcaatGATTTCTCAACCCACTGCAAATACCagtgcagtctttttttttcGAGCGGGGGAGGCAAGGAAAAGCAATTTCTGAAAACGAGGGAAAATCCTACATGTTAGAATAGCGCGCTTTGGCAGCAGAGGGAGGGTGACATTACAGGAAGAGCCAGAAGGGATTGGCTGGGAAGGCGCTATAGGTCAGTTGCTCGGTAAACGCTGGCGCACCCTGACTAGCGGAGGGAGTGACGCATTGTCTGTGGAACAGCAGCACTGGATTGTGAGCGGAGGGTGGAAGGCAGGTCCCGGAAGCGCCGTTCCGCGCTGGGACTGGCTCCTTCGCAGCCATTTTCTGTCCAACCAAACAGCCGATTCGTGCAGGGAACCAACCAGGGCCGCACTGGAGGTTTGTGCCTGGCTTCGGCCAATGATCGCTAACCGATTCTTTCCCTCAGCTCGAATGAAAGGTCCGGAGCCGACATTGTGTGTACATCGCCCGTCTTGATGCTTGGCTTGTGGCTGCACCGTATAGGGGGGAAAATCCCAAGGGCCCCGACCATTTTATTCCCTCCAGTGTCACCGTAGGGACTGTCGCTGTGTTTATGTGCGCGGCTCTGGCTGTGGGACTGTGCGTGGGTCAGTACATACTGAAGCAGCCGACCCCCGGGATAATATGGACGGGCCCTTCTTGGCAGCAGCAAGTCGTGTGTACTTGGCTCTGCCCGCTGTATGGGATCAGTGTGGGCCCAGCACTATTATATCTGCTGCATTGGGTTCTGGTGTGGGAAGCACAGGCTGTTCATTTTGCTGCGACTGAATCGCACCTGATATGGCTGTCTGTACGGTGGCTCTCTGCATGGAGTCGGCTGCAGCTACTGCCGCTCTTCTCAGCCGCCCGTACACAAAGGACACTGTATATGTGCCCAGCAGCTGGCAAGCCTACTCAGGCCTTTCTTGTGCCCATGGATGTGCACCAGCGGTTGCCTATTCCAGCATCCAGCCTTTCTCAGCTGCAAGGCGATAGTGCactgctgggaactgtagtacgACAGCAGCTGttggggggatgctgggagctgtagttcatatTTATTGGGGGACTGGAGCTGGATTAGTGTAAGTGCATTACTGTGCCACGGGGTTACCACCTAGCCAGTATTTtacggcctggccggtaaaaattatggttgatcccaatgttattaatagggaaaaaagataaatctataggaaagccggtatttttttccagaaaagtggcaaccctagccacggTATATGTAGGAGCTGGGGACATTCTTTTGTCTCCCTTCCCCTCCTCCCGTTGCCCCGGGCAGCAGCCATCTGCTAGTCTCCCATGCTGGCCAGGTTCCCACTGTGCGGCTCTATGTGCTCTGccgccttttttattatttgctctcCTACTTTCAGATCTCTTGCTACATTTCTCTTCCATTAAACTGGCAGTGCACAAATATTTGCAAGTATGTGTTTAAGGTGGCCgtatttcttggaaaagatctttcctgAAAAAGATCGTTCGTTTTCAACACACGCGTGTAGATCTGAATTGTCCGatatataggtagaaacaatagaattctacctgtatgtgacaactcagcactaacaatggtcgatgttcgggtgccttcaaaggcgcccaatcaaaattctCCGTCCAGACGACAAGCCCGCCGATATCCATTGACTCTTTTCCCACCATGCACTCAccaaatatcgtacaaaaattagttttgtacgatattatctgtgcgtctatgaccaccttaactgCAGCTCAGAGTACTGGGTGACAGCCactagtttaaaggaaaactatacccccaaaatgaacacttaagcaacagttcatatcatattaagtggcatattaaacaatcttaccaaactggaatatatatttaagtaaatattgcccttttacatctcttgccttgagccaccatttcgtgactatctgtgctgcctcagagatcacctgaccagaaatactacaacactaactgtaacaggaagaagtgtggaagcaaaagacacaactctgtctgttaattggctcatgtgacctaacatgtatggtttgttgttatgttagtgtgcacagtgaatcctacgatcccaggggtcggcccttattttttaaaatggcaattttctatttctgattacccaatggcacatactactagaaatgtatattatgaaaatggtttatttacatgaagcaggattttacatatgagctgttttatgcaatatctttctatagagacctacattgtttggggggggtatagttttcctttaatggctaGGGGACCATAGGACAATGtcggactgagatgccaggggcccaccagaaaaccttgggCCCATTCCCAAGCTAATTTTCTTTCacttctcactcaacctttttattttcttagtattttttctttacatgatatacTCTATTTTCCATCTATTTGGTCCCTTTTTCCCCTACAGAATTAGGAAATGAacatgaaattgttacaaaggctTAGGAGCAGGAggccccactgacacctgggcccaccgggagttttcctggtatcttggtgggccagtccaatgcTGCCATAGGATGAAGTTGACTGGCCCAGATGATAACCATATTGAAAACTTCTCCCCTCCTTATGTCTAATTTATAATGTCAGATTTGTCAAAATTCCTTGGCCCTTTTTGCCTTTTCTTGCCAAAGAAAAATATGTCTGAGTATTATTATTAGCAACAGTTAATTTCTGTGCACCAAATGTTATCAACCAAGAGAGACTTTCCCATAGCCAGCCATTAAAATAATCTCTTAAAACTGAAAGAATTTCTTGCAAAGGTGGAACAATGTTACTTTATAAATGTCTATAAAAGCGCATCTCATTCAAAACATGTCTTTTTTAGTgtggtgtagagagggatattctgagacaatttgcaattggtttttatttgttgttttttattcagcagctcgccagtGTGTAATGTCAAAAGTCTGGTTGTTAatgtccaaattactctagcaaccatgcattgatttgaataagagactgagatattaataggagagggcctgaatataaagacgagtaataaagTTTAGCAATAAgtcttgcagaacatttgtttttagatgggtgtcggtgacccccatttggaagctggaaagagccagaagaaaaaggcaaatcattaaaaaaaaaaactataataaataataaagaccaattataaagttgcttagaattggccattctataatgtactaaaagttggtgacccacccctttaaaggaaagccaAATTCACAGCGGGTTGACAATTTGTTGACTGACTGCTAACCAGGGACCTCTTGTTGATGTTCCCCATCACTAATACACCAAATTCTCTATTAGCAGGATACTTTTAATTACATCACTGCAATCAGCTTATTTCTAGTGATGccttatctgttatccaggaggctcagaattacagaaaggctgtctcccatagactctattttaaccactgaatccaaattttaaaaatgttccagGGCAGAACAAGGGATCCCTGGAGAAATAGAAGATGGCAGCATTCTAATAAAAGGTTCTCCAGTGTTAGTGTGCTTTCGAGACGCAAATTACTGGTCGAGGTTCTCAGATTGCCACCCCCTGTAAGAATGTATTatcttaaaaatctaaaaatgtattgttattgctatttgtaTTGCTCAACTCTCTCAcccttctcctgttcatattccagtatcgTATTCAaagcatggttgccagggtaatttggaccctaggaacaaGATTGCTGACTAAAATGTCAAAATAACACAAAATCCcaaaccttaaagtgatactgacacaaaaattttcttcaaaatattaatctacattaaaagatacctatagatcatgttgatttttcgctgatagttatGCTTTTGTAAGTGACACTTgacgttcctaaacctgactgttttgccaacctgactgtcccttcttaacctgtcagttagagtttctaactattataaatagcattgaaagacaatgttatgatagataagttattttctgatgtccgtatctttttaaataatgaaaatctaatacaaattgtctaaagaaaaaaatcactctttacatcatactaaaaagttaatttcagCAAAGgaatcactctctatatcaagTTAATTTCAGCTAGTATTTGGTTACATATTCCACGTGGCTTGATTCCATACAATCTGTATAGACCGCCAATCTTGCTGTTTTGTGTCTGTTATGACTCGCAGGTCAAATTTGGACAAGCACAGGCTGATTTGGCAACTTGGTCACACTTAATTGAGTTGCCATTGGTCTGTTTATAGAACTAAATGATTGCCTCCTTGGCCAGTATCTTGAAGGGGCTCTGCCAGATGTTATTGGCCTAGCTGACCAATCACTTTTTGTGACACATTCACTTTAGCCCTTATTTCTGTGAAAAACTATCGTTTCACTGAACTATTCAACAGGAGTTGAAAAAACGGGCGTATCTCTTGATATGGAGAAGTACTTGGGTACCCTCTTCCTTTGGGCAAAGGACTGGAGATACGTTTATCAGTACTTGAGAAACTGCTATAGTTACAGTATACCATTATCCCTCACCTGTGGGACATGCTTGACTTGACCTACACATCTGCTGAAATATCTTTTCCATTTACTGACCTGCTTCTCCGTGGTCATCCATAACATGTACTTTTTCAGTTGAAAATTCAGTGCACTGGGCACAGAGTTAAAAAATGCATTCTTCTCATTACACCCAtataaaataattagggatgcaccgaatcccaagatttggttctggattcagcctttttcagcaggattctgattcggccgaatccttctgcccggctgaacccaATCCATTTTACCACTTGAAACTGTAATCAATATAACAGAAAacttaattctaagtaacttttccaatatacttgtttttaaaaaaaaaatgtcaacgctttcaaagttatttgtaaaaacaattgctattgaaagcagcatttgcttaacgccaggttgttactttttaaacaatgttgcaaaacaggtctgttaatctgtTGGTttgtaatcaatgtatattgcaaagttgcttagagttatgttttcttttattagttaaaaaaacatttttggtggggttgacatgccctttaatatattatattaaatatgtaacCCATGAAATTCAGTTTAGGGCTAGCAGACACTGAGGAAATCCCCTGGCTCAGGTTCAGATAACAAAGTCCAGAACTAGACACGAGCAATGGCTGCACTGTAAGAAATGGCATTCCCTCAGACGTTCTAAAACTGTGCAACTGGAACACCCAAGGGACCAGGACCAGTAACTGGAAGGTTTAGCCGGAAGGCCAGTATGGGTgggaaatgtatatttgttttcctaGGAACCCCTGGAAgctcagcttgaaggtcagttagggtgagattttatATGAACAATGATTTTTCTGTTCAGAACTTTCTTGGCACTATGGCTGAATGCCCAAAATAGTTTTCATATCTGAGACAAGAATTATCTGTAAAAACTTctagcagaaatatatatatatatatatatatatatatatatatatatatatatatatatatatatatatatatacatacatatacatatatataatattttacttttgaatTGTACAGTTGCAATCTCATTTTAGCAATTCCAGTAAGCAAGATCTAGATCCCAGTTACTTAACTTTAgtgcaatgaataaggcttgtgccaATCATACTTTgtcaattgttttaattaaaaaaaaaaatgtttttagttattttatgaGCTAAATAGGGAAAGTAAGGCTACTCTGAGTTTGGTCCTCATGAGGCAGATAGTTAAATAATCCCTATTTAACTCcagaaatatatttcttttataatgATAAGACATAAGGCAAAACATGTACCTTACGGTGGCCATACAgattcggcatcttattggcACGTGTGTTGGGCCCTCCgtcgggcttccccaatcgatatctggccaagagtctgccagatgtcgattgggcaggggtaaaaaatcctgtcggattgtGGACTGCATCTGTGGTCCCGCATACCTTTCATTATGAtcggatcgttgggccctagggcccatgatcggatccagggttggactggcccggcgggacaccgggaaaaaaaacctctcctGATATTCGCGTTGAAATTTTTTTCTGCCGCCACAAGCAGCGCCTTCATGCTTGGCGTGACACAGTATTGGAACGGGGGGGCCCTGGATAGCAGTCCCAGTGGCCCCCGCTCCTGTACTgtgaccccccagtctgaccctgatcggatcagcccaataccttcccacctcaatgtgggcatatcgggacgGAGAACCGCTCGGCaaaatcaccaaacgagcggatctctatgtatggccacctttaaagggcatgtagaggcaaaaaaattaaatccaatttttactttctttaatgaaaaagaaacctactgtatctccaatatactttaattaaaaagcgtttttataagaaacccgacagtatgcagtgaaattcttccttaatttactgctgtggataggaattgtcagatggtccctaactgctgagcagggaaacaatcatacttatgaacagcagggggagcccccgctttacttcccagccatgcagatctccagcagctttgtttgtttccgtgtacagcagtcggcgactgtgtagatatTTGTATTGgactttattttggctttacatcccctttactgtttccaactccagctgcagggacaaagatcatggagccagatttaaacacgcaaattgggattctatttggaggattatttttctgctgtcactggttctgcagagttggagaaagcttgtattaaacaatacaaaaattataaattccacattagattacatcacaacacaggacccagtgcagtctgcatatttatTAATCGGTCTTgatgtatcggcttctatggtagatattatttgacttttgctgttttgataatttattatgattcctaagcagcccagaccacactgagcatgtgcacagtcttgttttagcaaagatgtataacagttacaagatagtgaccccctgtggccaactttgaaagcataaatcttttgttttattaggcttctggtgcagtaagtttatgtttagtatacaaaatacagcatttctattttagactttacttcccctttaaagttggtAGATTTGAAGATAACAATTGGAAGCTAACTGATGTTAATCAGTACCTAAACATATAGAACACAATAATGGACACTTTGAGTGCCAGTTtgaatttgtatataaatattttttccttctctttgttCTTCATTTTAGATGGACGGTGATAGCGCTACAACAGATACTTCTCAGTTAGGGATTTCTGGAGACTATATTAGTGGGAGCCATTATGTAATACAGCCCCATGATGGTAAGTCTTGTCACACAATTGCATTCTCGCCAAGTTACATCATTTGTTTATTTCAAATTCGCAAGTGCCCGTCAACAGGTTAAATTCCATGTTTTTCAAAGGGGCAAATATtcacattctttttattttgaagccCTCTGTGCAGataaagtagttaaagggatactgtcatgggaaaacatgtttttttttttcaaaacccatcagttaatagtgctgctccagcagacttctgcactgaaatccaattctcaaaagagcaaacagattttttatattcaattttgaaatctgacatggggctagacatattgtcagttttgcaGCTGctgccagtcatgtgacttgtgcctgcacttggggatggaactactttctggcaggctatttgtcctacttaatgtaactgaatcagtctcagtgggacttggcttttacaacTGAATGTTGTTCTTAcagtagatctaccaggcagctgttatcttgtgttagggagctgctatctggttaccttcccattgttcttttgtaagGCTgttgggaggaaagggagggggtgatatcactccaacttgcagtacagcagtaaagagtgactgaagtttatcagagcataagtcacatgactgggggcagctgggaaactgacaatatgtctagccccatgtcagatttcaaaattgaatataaaaaaatctgtttgctcttttgaaaaatggatttcagtgcagaattctgctggaacagcactattaactgatgcgttttgaaaaagacatgttttcccatgaccgtatccctttaagaaagcatAGCAAGCCACAGAAAACCTTTCCACGGCAGACGGTATGATGgcagtatttatattttgtaccAATGCATTTTTTATATGTGATATTATTGTGTTTCAGGGGACACAGAAGACAGTTTAAATGACCCAGATGACACAAATGGATCTAAAGATAGTTTCAGAGAGCAAGATATTTATCTTCCCATCGCTAATGTGGCAAGGATAATGAAAAATGCTGTACCACAGACAGGAAAAGTAATGTTCACAGATTTTACTTTCTTATTGACCGCACTGCTTCATTGTATACATTTCTCTGCTCCTGGGACTGTTACTTTAATTTGAAATGGAATGTAGCAATCAGCTGGCAGAAGCCAATGCCTCTCAGTAACAACCAATATTCCTATATTCCAATAAACCAATACCATACATTCAAATTTTCTTGATGTACCCAAGAAATATTTTATACTTTCAGGGATGCATTGCTCTTATTGTGGGAGTGAAGTGTGTTATATTGGCCTCATATGTATCTgcatttttaatagttattatAGTATTATACTAATAAGTATTTACAATGAaaaatcagacttcctgttttcagcataaacttctagggcttgagcatgctcagtttgctcctcccctccctgctgtaatcttagcccagagctatgagcaagcagggagagactcaggaaggaagtgatgtcacagcaggctaaaatggcagctgctatcctaaacaaaccgagacaatgtctagagctgtttacacaggtatggtaaagcattctaaagaataaaaatggtgttctagcttgcactattgtagctaatctattggcaataaactaccttggtagctttccttctcctttaaacaggaagAATAACATTGGGCAGATATAGTTACTAAATAGTAAGCTCTGTGACAACACTCCTCATACATAGAAaaaaaccggcactcaggactccatgcaagcgggccaagccctgcgtgttCAACGCATTAAAGAGGCAGGGCTTGGcgcgcttgcatggagtcctgagtgccggtttttcttTTCTAAGTTTGGGCTGCCGATCCCTTTTAACTGAGCTGGTGGGTCTTTGGAAATTGAACACTCCCCATACAGCCATCCTCACAATACAGGTGAAATGAACTGCAGTCCTTCTGTGCTTTGGCTGCCTAGTGAATTAAAGAGGTCATCCACCCTCCACATAAGAGAACACATTCTTTTCATTTTGCAGACAAAGtagttaatttttaaaattaacacaTTAATCACACTAACATTTAATATTTTGGGGGAACTTCAAGAGGGTGCCATTTAACCCTAGCAATCTATAGGAACCAGTCTTAATGCAATTGAATTTAAGAGAAGGATGCGATTACTATGGGTTTTATATAACGGCACCTGGTTTTTGAATTCCCCTCATTAGCTTTATTATCTAGTAAATACAGCACACACAGCATATTGATATTTGGACTGTCTATTAGCTGTGTTGAACTGCATAGTGCAACCGAACCGCAATATTAGTGGAGCTATTAATGGAAGATGTATTTGTGTGATGATTTAATCATTTCACTGCTTAGAAGGAATGAAATAGAAAGAATGTGTCCTGGCCCCTTTCAGAGGGTCCAAATAACGAAATAATGTCTCCTTTTATTCTTCCGACAGATTGCAAAAGACGCAAAGGAGTGTGTACAGGAATGCGTAAGCGAATTTATTAGCTTCATAACATCTGAAGCAAGTGAACGATGCCATCAAGAAAAGCGAAAGACCATCAATGGAGAGGATATTCTGTTTGCTATGTCAACGCTAGGCTTTGATAGTTACGTGGAGCCATTAAAGTTGTATCTTCAGAAATTCAGAGAGGTGGGTTTTCCCATAATCGGCATCCATTCATCAAACCCGTAATCGGCATCCATTCATCAAGTGATATCCCAAGCCTTtagtattttattattcattaaccTGCTTTGCATTG
Coding sequences:
- the nfyb.S gene encoding nuclear transcription factor Y subunit beta-like; protein product: MDGDSATTDTSQLGISGDYISGSHYVIQPHDGDTEDSLNDPDDTNGSKDSFREQDIYLPIANVARIMKNAVPQTGKIAKDAKECVQECVSEFISFITSEASERCHQEKRKTINGEDILFAMSTLGFDSYVEPLKLYLQKFREAMKGEKGIGGTVTTADGLGEELSEEPFTSQIPAGLITTDGQQQNVMVYTTSYQQISGVQQIQFS